The following proteins are co-located in the Eubalaena glacialis isolate mEubGla1 chromosome 14, mEubGla1.1.hap2.+ XY, whole genome shotgun sequence genome:
- the MXD1 gene encoding max dimerization protein 1, with translation MAAAVRMNIQMLLEAADYLERREREAEHGYASMLPYNNKDRDALKRRSKSKKNNNSSRSTHNEMEKNRRAHLRLCLEKLKGLVPLGPESNRHTTLSLLTKAKLHIKKLEDCDRKAIHQIDQLQREQRHLKRQLEQLGIERIRTDSTGSTVSSERSDSDREEIDVDVESTDDLTGDLDWSSSSVSDSDERGSTQSLGSDEGYSSSSIKRRKLQDSPKTRLGL, from the exons ATGGCGGCGGCGGTTCGGATGAACATCCAGATGCTGCTGGAGGCGGCCGACTACCTGGAGCGGCGGGAGAGAG AAGCTGAACATGGTTATGCCTCCATGTTACCATACAATAACAAGGACAGAGATGCCTTAAAACGGAGGAGCAAATCCAAGAAGAATAACAACAGTAGCAG ATCGACTCACAATGAAATGGAGAAGAATAG ACGGGCCCACCTTCGCTTGTGCCTGGAAAAGTTGAAGGGGCTGGTGCCACTTGGTCCAGAATCAAATCGACACACTACGTTGAGTTTATTAACAAAAGCCAAATTGCACATAAAG AAACTTGAAGACTGTGACAGAAAAGCCATTCACCAAATAGACCAGCTTCAGCGAGAGCAGCGACACCTGAAGAGGCAGCTGGAGCAGCTGGGCATCGAGAGGATACGGACGGACAGCACCGGCTCCACCGTCTCCTCCGAGCGCTCCGACTCCGACAGGG AAGAGATCGACGTGGACGTGGAAAGCACAGACGATCTCACGGGCGACCTGGACTGGAGCAGCAGCAGCGTGAGCGACTCGGACGAGCGGGGAAGCACGCAGAGCCTGGGCAGCGATGAGGGCTACTCCAGCTCCAGCATCAAGAGGAGGAAGCTCCAGGACAGTCCCAAGACGCGTCTCGGTCTCTAG